The Callithrix jacchus isolate 240 chromosome 20, calJac240_pri, whole genome shotgun sequence genome has a window encoding:
- the CX3CL1 gene encoding fractalkine produces MAPISLWWLLHLATLCHLTVPLAGQHHGVRKCNITCSKMTSKRIPVTLLIRYQHNQASCGKPAIILETRENRLFCADPKEKWVQEAKQHLDRQAAARTQNDGTIEKLIGGKTPWTIPAAGVMEESVVQEPEATGESSRLQLTPSSQEEQRALGTSPELPTGVAVSSGTRIPPTPKAQDGGPAGTELFRLPPVSTASSWQSSAPHQPGPTSDAPSTQAPSTQAPSTQAPSAQAPSAQAPSTQAPSAQAPSTQAPSAQAPSTQAPSTQAPSTQAPSTQAPSNQVPSTEAPSTQAPSTQAPFTQAPTTSSPAPENTGSEGQPVWRQGQSPRPVPSLEPEMGPVPAHTDALPDWGPGSMAHISVVPVSSEGTPSREPVTSGSWTPKSEEPIHPTSNSRRQIILITPTSDTQEATRRQAVGLLAFLGLLFCLGVAMFAYQNLQGCPRKMAGEMVEGLRYVPRSCGSNSYVLVPV; encoded by the exons ATGGCTCCAATATCTCTCTGGTGGCTGCTCCACTTGGCCACCCTCTGCCATCTGACTGTCCCGCTGGCCG GACAGCACCACGGTGTGAGGAAATGCAACATCACGTGCAGCAAGATGACGTCGAAAAGGATACCTGTGACTTTGCTCATCCGCTATCAACATAACCAGGCATCGTGCGGCAAACCTGCCATCAT CTTGGAGACAAGAGAGAACAGGCTGTTCTGTGCTGACCCGAAGGAGAAGTGGGTCCAGGAAGCCAAGCAGCATCTAGACCGCCAGGCTGCTGCTCGGACTCAAAATGATGGCACCATTGAGAAGCTGATCGGCGGGAAGACGCCCTGGACCATCCCTGCCGCCGGGGTAATGGAGGAGTCCGTGGTCCAGGAGCCCGAAGCCACAGGTGAAAGCAGTAGACTGCAGCTGACCCCTTCTTCACAGGAGGAACAGAGGGCCCTGGGGACCTCCCCAGAGCTGCCGACGGGAGTGGCTGTTTCCTCAGGGACCAGGATCCCCCCGACACCAAAGGCTCAGGATGGAGGGCCTGCGGGCACGGAGCTTTTTCGCCTGCCTCCTGTCTCTACTGCTTCCTCGTGGCAGAGTTCTGCTCCCCACCAACCTGGGCCCACTTCTGACGCCCCGTCCACCCAGGCCCCCTCCACCCAGGCCCCCTCCACCCAGGCCCCCTCTGCCCAGGCCCCCTCCGCCCAAGCTCCCTCCACCCAGGCCCCCTCCGCCCAGGCCCCCTCCACCCAAGCTCCCTCCGCCCAGGCCCCCTCCACCCAGGCCCCCTCCACCCAGGCCCCCTCCACCCAGGCCCCTTCCACCCAGGCCCCCTCCAACCAGGTCCCCTCCACCGAAGCCCCCTCCACCCAGGCCCCCTCCACCCAGGCTCCCTTCACCCAGGCCCCCACTacttcctccccagccccagagaACACTGGGTCTGAAGGCCAGCCCGTGTGGAGGCAGGGACAGAGCCCCAGGCCAGTGCCGTCTCTGGAGCCGGAGATGGGTCCCGTGCCAGCGCACACGGATGCCCTCCCGGACTGGGGACCTGGCAGCATGGCCCACATCTCTGTGGTCCCTGTCTCCTCAGAAGGGACACCCAGCAGGGAGCCAGTGACTTCAGGCAGCTGGACCCCTAAGTCTGAGGAACCCATCCATCCCACCTCAAATTCCCGGAGGCAGATCATCCTTATCACTCCTACCTCTGACACCCAGGAAGCCACCAGGAGGCAGGCGGTGGGGCTGCTGGCCTTCCTAGGCCTCCTCTTCTGCCTGGGGGTGGCCATGTTTGCCTACCAGAACCTCCAGGGCTGCCCTCGGAAGATGGCGGGAGAGATGGTGGAAGGCCTTCGCTACGTCCCCCGGAGCTGTGGTAGTAACTCCTATGTCCTGGTGCCTGTGTGA